A window of Mytilus edulis chromosome 10, xbMytEdul2.2, whole genome shotgun sequence contains these coding sequences:
- the LOC139492741 gene encoding uncharacterized protein has product MFGDSIGELQVIISIVGSNQIIFKKSNSQGNYWHYKELYFLPANNFQIIFNGIDGIGYKGDIALDHILLFSGNCNNYTISLDEPPVAGAVTVEEALTLAQLISVIAGILGSGVVTSAVVGICECWGCERGNKKSDYCCMWHCKCKKPEKVSCWQKQTGGSTISDDKIQQPNKESGEFDNIKIQTNIVVPSGKKPKGGSTITDNIKIQTNIVVPSGKKPKGGSTITEKGEGLVPLKRAEFILTDEYLLIIL; this is encoded by the exons ATGTTTGGGGACAGCATCGGCGAATTACAGGTGATAATCAGTATTGTAGGATCAAATCAGATCATCTTTAAAAAGTCAAATAGCCAGGGAAACTACTGGCATTACAAGGAGCTGTATTTTCTACCAGCAAATAATTTTCAG attatttttaatgGTATTGATGGAATTGGTTACAAGGGAGATATTGCTTTGGACCATATTTTACTGTTTTCTGGTAACTGTA ACAATTACACCATTAGCTTAGATGAACCCCCGGTAGCTGGAGCAGTTACTGTTGAAGAGGCTTT aaCACTTGCGCAGTTAATTAGTGTTATAGCTGGTATACTTGGGTCTGGTGTTGTTACATCTGCTGTCGTTGGGATTTGCGAATGTTGGGGATGTGAACGTGGTAATAAGAAATCTGATTATTGTTGTATGTGGCATTGTAAATGTAAAAAACCAGAGAAAG TTTCTTGTTGGCAGAAGCAAACGGGAGGTTCAACAATATCAG ATGACAAAATACAACAGCCAAACAAAGAGTCAGGCGAATTTG ataatattaaaattcaaacCAATATTGTAGTTCCTAGTGGGAAGAAGCCAAAGGGAGGTTCAACAATAACAG ataatattaaaattcaaacCAATATTGTAGTTCCTAGTGGGAAGAAGCCAAAGGGAGGTTCAACAATAACAG aaaagggtgaaggtttggtccCATTAAAACGTGCAGAATTCATACTAACAGATGAATACCTTCTTATCATACTTTAA